The Acidobacteriota bacterium genome has a segment encoding these proteins:
- a CDS encoding cation diffusion facilitator family transporter, which translates to MSRTHGHIHDRTSERTPAPTSAPTPAHAPAHDHVGDQQRPLRVALLITAFVLVAEVIGGLASRSLALLADAGHMLTDAGALGLSLFAFWLSSRPAPAGRTFGWRRFEIFAAAANGIALWVIAAVIGYEAYLRLRAPQPVKSGLMLAVAVLGLAANIASGAVLYRSRERSLNVRGAFLHVMADALGSIGVLAAALLIALTGSPVWDPIVSAAVCVLILWSSAQFIRDSFRVFMESAPAGIDVAAVAASLAAVPGIVEVHDLHVWTITSGFVSLSAHLRVQAGSEPREVLRRAQEEISSRFGILHSTFQIEPAADPACATNSCDEKPPTSA; encoded by the coding sequence ATGAGCCGCACCCACGGCCACATTCACGACCGCACCAGTGAGCGCACCCCCGCCCCTACCTCCGCCCCCACCCCCGCCCATGCCCCCGCTCACGATCACGTCGGCGATCAGCAGCGCCCGCTCCGCGTCGCCCTGCTGATCACTGCTTTCGTCCTCGTCGCCGAGGTCATCGGCGGCCTGGCCAGCCGCAGCCTGGCCCTGCTGGCCGACGCCGGGCACATGCTGACCGACGCCGGGGCGCTCGGCCTCAGCCTCTTCGCCTTCTGGCTCTCGTCCCGTCCCGCCCCGGCCGGCCGCACCTTCGGCTGGCGCCGCTTCGAGATCTTCGCCGCCGCCGCGAACGGGATCGCCCTCTGGGTCATCGCCGCTGTGATCGGCTACGAGGCCTACCTCAGGCTGAGGGCGCCCCAGCCGGTCAAGAGCGGCCTGATGCTCGCCGTCGCCGTCCTCGGCCTGGCCGCCAACATCGCCTCCGGCGCGGTCCTCTACCGGAGCCGCGAGCGGAGCCTCAACGTCCGCGGCGCCTTCCTCCATGTGATGGCCGATGCGCTCGGCAGCATCGGCGTCCTGGCCGCCGCCCTGCTCATCGCCCTGACCGGCTCCCCCGTCTGGGACCCGATCGTCAGCGCCGCGGTCTGCGTGCTCATACTCTGGAGCTCGGCCCAGTTCATCCGCGACTCCTTCCGCGTCTTCATGGAGAGCGCCCCGGCCGGTATCGACGTGGCGGCGGTCGCCGCGAGCCTGGCCGCGGTCCCGGGCATCGTCGAGGTCCATGACCTCCACGTCTGGACCATCACCTCGGGTTTCGTGTCGCTGAGCGCTCACCTCAGGGTTCAAGCCGGCTCGGAGCCGCGGGAGGTCCTGCGCCGGGCCCAGGAGGAGATCTCGTCGCGCTTCGGCATCCTCCACTCGACCTTCCAGATCGAGCCCGCGGCCGACCCCGCCTGCGCCACGAACTCGTGCGACGAAAAGCCGCCTACCTCCGCTTGA
- a CDS encoding M48 family metallopeptidase, translating into MYEQISRNKWKSAGLVVFFVAFIFVLVWFFEYETGWGKGGLALAMLIAMGSAAVGYYSSDRIVLGISRARPATKEEFPYLYNVVEGLAIAAGMPAPKCYVIDDTAPNAFAAGRKPETAVICVTTGLLAKLNRVELEGVVAHEMSHIRNYDVRLQTLVVVMAGVVALLSDWMLRSFWWGGGRRRGRSRSGSGGAEGILVLVGLALAILSPLIATIIQLAVSRKREFLADANGAMLTRYPAGLASALRKISADAEPLEAANKATAHLYIVNPLKNLKGGAGVNRLFSTHPPIEERIAALEKM; encoded by the coding sequence TTGTACGAACAGATCTCCCGCAACAAATGGAAGTCGGCCGGCCTGGTCGTCTTCTTCGTGGCCTTCATCTTCGTCCTGGTCTGGTTCTTCGAGTACGAGACCGGCTGGGGCAAGGGCGGCCTGGCCCTGGCCATGCTCATCGCCATGGGCTCGGCGGCCGTAGGCTACTACTCGAGCGACAGGATCGTCCTCGGCATCAGCCGGGCCCGGCCCGCGACCAAGGAGGAGTTCCCCTACCTTTATAACGTCGTCGAGGGCCTGGCCATCGCCGCCGGCATGCCCGCGCCCAAGTGCTACGTCATCGACGACACGGCCCCCAACGCCTTCGCCGCCGGCCGCAAGCCCGAAACGGCCGTGATCTGCGTCACGACCGGCCTCCTGGCCAAGCTCAACCGGGTCGAGCTCGAGGGCGTCGTCGCCCACGAGATGTCCCACATCAGGAACTACGACGTCCGTCTCCAGACCCTGGTCGTGGTCATGGCCGGCGTCGTGGCCCTGCTCAGCGACTGGATGCTCCGGTCATTCTGGTGGGGCGGCGGCCGCCGGCGCGGGCGGAGCCGCAGCGGATCGGGCGGGGCCGAGGGCATCCTCGTCCTCGTCGGCCTGGCCCTGGCCATCCTATCGCCGCTCATCGCCACCATCATCCAGCTGGCCGTCTCGCGCAAGCGCGAGTTCCTGGCCGACGCCAACGGGGCCATGCTGACCCGCTACCCGGCCGGCCTGGCCTCGGCCCTGCGCAAGATCTCGGCCGACGCCGAGCCGCTCGAGGCGGCCAACAAGGCCACGGCCCACCTCTACATCGTCAACCCGCTCAAGAACCTCAAGGGCGGGGCCGGCGTCAACCGGCTCTTCAGCACCCACCCGCCCATCGAGGAGCGCATCGCCGCCCTCGAAAAGATGTGA
- a CDS encoding LemA family protein, with protein MGAFVLLLVIIAAVALIAVGMYNSLITLRNRCDNAWSQIDVQLRRRYDLIPNLVETVKGYAKHESGVFERVTQARTAAVNAQGVKAQGEADNVLTGALKSLFAVAEAYPELKANQNFLMLQEELAGTESKVAYARQFYNDTVMKFNMRQQVFPSNIIANMFGFKTREYFQIEEEVAKGPVKVQF; from the coding sequence ATGGGCGCTTTCGTACTTCTGCTGGTCATCATCGCGGCCGTGGCCCTGATCGCGGTCGGCATGTACAACAGCCTGATCACGCTGCGCAACCGCTGCGACAACGCCTGGTCGCAGATCGACGTCCAGCTGCGCCGCCGCTACGACCTCATCCCCAACCTGGTCGAAACCGTCAAGGGCTACGCCAAGCACGAAAGCGGCGTCTTCGAGCGGGTGACCCAGGCCCGGACGGCGGCCGTCAACGCCCAGGGCGTCAAGGCCCAGGGCGAGGCCGACAACGTCCTGACCGGGGCCCTGAAGTCCCTCTTCGCCGTGGCCGAGGCTTACCCCGAGCTCAAGGCCAATCAGAACTTCCTGATGCTCCAGGAAGAGCTGGCCGGGACCGAGAGCAAGGTCGCCTACGCCCGGCAGTTCTACAACGACACCGTCATGAAGTTCAACATGCGCCAGCAGGTTTTCCCCTCGAACATCATCGCCAACATGTTCGGCTTCAAGACCCGCGAATACTTCCAGATCGAGGAAGAGGTGGCCAAGGGCCCGGTCAAGGTCCAGTTCTGA
- a CDS encoding sialate O-acetylesterase, with amino-acid sequence MTASTKRLAGFAAAGLLACGLPLALAAQVRLPAVIGDHMVIQQEKPVTIWGWAGRGEAVTILLSGQERKAVAAADGTWRVVFDPLKAGDAPLEMTVRGARGAAVIVKDILVGEVWLCSGQSNMEMSFAWMSNPAPEVLRADNPNMRLFFVPKRTAGRPMDDVAAKWEPCAPDSVRTFSAVAYYFGIELNKRLGVPVGLIDSAWGGTDIEPWTPPVGFAAVPEVTPLLEKQTAKYAAYRDALAKVLPAWEAWAREGRKALAAKAALPAEPEPGLPSDPYDDPQAPTTLYNGMIHALTPFAIRGAIWYQGENNRNDCLFYEKKMEALIQGWRAVWQQGDFPFYYVQLAPYNYPYNRETPAGDVPDFLRLPLIWEAQRKALSIPNTGMVVTTDIATLYDIHPPYKKDVGYRLSLWARANTYGEKTLVYSGPLYRSMTVDGALIRLSFDHVGGGLVANDGQPLKWFEIAGEDHIFYKAEAEIAGDTVVVWSPRVPAPKAVRFGWDQLAVPNLANKEGLPASPFRTDNW; translated from the coding sequence ATGACTGCTTCGACGAAACGGCTCGCGGGCTTCGCCGCCGCAGGCCTTCTGGCATGCGGCCTGCCGCTCGCCCTGGCTGCCCAGGTGCGGCTGCCCGCCGTCATCGGCGACCACATGGTCATCCAGCAGGAAAAGCCCGTGACGATCTGGGGCTGGGCGGGACGGGGCGAGGCGGTCACGATCCTGCTCAGCGGCCAGGAGCGCAAGGCCGTCGCCGCCGCCGACGGGACGTGGCGCGTCGTCTTCGATCCGCTCAAGGCGGGCGACGCGCCGCTCGAGATGACCGTCCGCGGCGCCAGGGGCGCGGCCGTCATCGTCAAGGACATCCTAGTCGGCGAGGTCTGGCTCTGCTCGGGCCAATCCAACATGGAGATGTCCTTCGCCTGGATGTCGAATCCGGCGCCCGAGGTGCTGCGGGCGGACAACCCGAACATGCGCCTGTTCTTCGTCCCCAAGCGGACGGCCGGCCGGCCGATGGACGATGTCGCCGCCAAGTGGGAGCCGTGCGCGCCCGACTCGGTCCGGACGTTCTCGGCGGTCGCCTACTATTTCGGCATCGAGCTCAACAAGCGGCTCGGCGTTCCGGTCGGGCTGATCGACTCGGCCTGGGGCGGAACCGATATCGAGCCCTGGACGCCGCCGGTCGGGTTCGCCGCGGTGCCCGAGGTGACGCCCCTGCTCGAGAAGCAGACGGCGAAGTACGCGGCCTATCGGGACGCTCTCGCCAAGGTCCTGCCCGCCTGGGAGGCCTGGGCCCGCGAGGGCCGCAAGGCGCTGGCGGCCAAGGCCGCCCTGCCGGCCGAGCCGGAGCCGGGCTTGCCCTCCGATCCCTATGACGACCCGCAGGCCCCGACGACCCTTTATAACGGCATGATCCACGCCCTGACGCCCTTCGCCATCCGCGGCGCGATCTGGTACCAGGGCGAGAACAACCGCAACGACTGCCTTTTCTACGAGAAGAAGATGGAGGCGCTCATCCAGGGCTGGCGCGCCGTCTGGCAGCAGGGGGACTTCCCCTTTTATTACGTCCAGCTCGCGCCCTACAACTACCCCTACAACCGGGAGACGCCGGCGGGCGACGTCCCCGATTTCCTCCGGCTGCCCTTGATTTGGGAGGCCCAGAGGAAGGCCCTGAGCATCCCCAACACGGGCATGGTCGTGACCACCGACATCGCCACGCTTTACGACATCCACCCGCCCTATAAGAAGGACGTCGGCTACCGGCTGTCGCTCTGGGCCCGGGCCAATACCTACGGCGAGAAGACGCTCGTTTACTCGGGGCCGCTCTACCGGTCGATGACCGTCGACGGGGCACTGATCCGCCTGTCCTTCGATCACGTCGGCGGCGGTCTCGTCGCGAACGACGGCCAGCCGCTCAAATGGTTCGAGATCGCCGGCGAAGACCATATCTTCTACAAGGCCGAGGCTGAGATCGCTGGTGACACGGTCGTCGTCTGGAGCCCGCGCGTCCCGGCGCCGAAAGCGGTCCGCTTCGGCTGGGACCAGCTGGCCGTGCCCAACCTGGCCAACAAGGAAGGCCTGCCCGCCTCTCCCTTCCGCACTGACAACTGGTAA
- a CDS encoding M20/M25/M40 family metallo-hydrolase — protein MKPIARTLAAAALLCAIGAFASDQAPAVDWDMAARIREEGLQRSQVMDIVGYMTDVLGGRLTLSRDMTRAQLWAKGKMEALGLENVAIEPFMDYGAAWDNEYFSLHMLEPDYQPMTGFPLAYTSGTKGKVAAPVVIAADIQVRKDLDRYRGRLKGAIVLSTPPYTLDMAALTQGVPRLTADDLKQIEETVVPRPQRAPVTPPAPNPDLVKPEERMDFFKAEGVVAVLQCSGGQMGSAVGFSRPGANEDHWSREKTLQTLPIVAVTPEHYNRMYRIIKRGLAVKVEIEVRNRVGDKVEKAANVLGEIPGADLAGEVVMLGAHFDSWHEAAGASDTAAGCAVALEAARILKAIGVKPRRTIRVAFWAGEEQGLNGSREYVNAHFGNPRDPKIGAKPDYDKLSAYFNQDYGAGQFRGVYLQGNERVRRLFAAWMEPFRDFGLTALSIQSVGSTDHVPFDAAGLPGFQFIQDRIGGTYGHTNLDFYDTLRAEDLMKNAVVEAFFAYQAAMADERIPRKPL, from the coding sequence ATGAAGCCAATCGCACGCACCCTTGCCGCCGCCGCGCTCCTCTGCGCGATCGGCGCGTTCGCCTCGGACCAGGCCCCCGCCGTCGATTGGGACATGGCCGCCAGGATCCGCGAGGAAGGCCTGCAGCGCTCCCAGGTCATGGACATCGTCGGCTACATGACCGACGTCCTCGGCGGGCGCCTGACCCTGTCCCGGGACATGACCCGGGCCCAGCTCTGGGCCAAGGGCAAGATGGAAGCCCTCGGGCTCGAGAACGTCGCCATCGAGCCGTTCATGGACTACGGCGCGGCCTGGGACAACGAGTACTTCTCGCTGCACATGCTCGAGCCGGATTATCAGCCGATGACCGGCTTCCCGCTGGCCTACACGTCGGGGACGAAGGGCAAGGTCGCCGCGCCCGTGGTCATCGCCGCGGACATCCAGGTCAGGAAGGACCTCGACCGCTACAGGGGACGGCTCAAGGGCGCGATCGTGCTCTCGACGCCGCCCTACACGCTCGACATGGCCGCCCTGACCCAGGGCGTTCCGCGGCTGACCGCGGACGACCTGAAGCAGATAGAGGAGACCGTCGTGCCGCGGCCGCAGCGCGCCCCGGTCACGCCGCCCGCGCCGAACCCCGACCTGGTCAAGCCCGAAGAGAGGATGGACTTCTTCAAGGCCGAAGGCGTCGTCGCCGTCCTGCAGTGCTCGGGCGGCCAGATGGGGTCGGCCGTCGGCTTCTCCCGGCCCGGCGCCAACGAGGACCACTGGTCGCGCGAGAAGACGCTCCAGACGCTGCCCATCGTCGCCGTGACGCCGGAGCATTACAACCGGATGTACCGGATCATCAAGCGCGGCCTCGCGGTCAAGGTCGAGATCGAGGTCCGCAACCGCGTCGGCGACAAGGTCGAGAAGGCCGCGAACGTCCTCGGCGAGATCCCGGGCGCCGACCTGGCCGGCGAGGTGGTCATGCTCGGGGCCCATTTCGACAGCTGGCACGAGGCCGCCGGGGCCAGCGACACCGCGGCCGGCTGCGCCGTGGCCCTCGAGGCGGCCCGCATCCTCAAGGCGATCGGGGTCAAGCCGCGCCGGACGATCCGCGTCGCCTTCTGGGCCGGCGAGGAGCAGGGCCTGAACGGCTCGCGCGAATACGTCAACGCCCACTTCGGCAACCCCAGGGACCCGAAGATCGGGGCCAAGCCGGACTACGACAAGCTCTCCGCTTACTTCAACCAGGACTACGGCGCCGGCCAGTTCCGGGGCGTCTACCTCCAGGGCAACGAGCGGGTCCGCCGCCTCTTCGCGGCCTGGATGGAGCCCTTCCGGGATTTCGGCCTGACGGCCCTTTCGATCCAGAGCGTCGGCAGCACCGACCACGTTCCCTTCGACGCGGCCGGCCTGCCCGGTTTCCAGTTCATCCAGGACCGCATCGGAGGCACCTACGGGCATACCAACCTGGACTTCTACGACACGCTGCGGGCCGAGGACCTGATGAAGAACGCCGTGGTCGAAGCCTTCTTCGCTTACCAGGCGGCCATGGCCGACGAGCGCATCCCGCGCAAGCCGCTGTAA
- a CDS encoding citrate (Si)-synthase, eukaryotic: protein MATLKEKFYLKVGPMKARVQALAKEHGTVNVSKVDVGQVVGGARDIISMLWDVSLLDKFEGIRFRGYSIPELREKLPKAPGGSEPLPEGIFYLLLLGEIPTYEDCVAITEEWRSRSVLPQYLIDVMNAIPKDTHPMTQFSLAILQLQRESEFARRYKEKMPKTQYWDAMFEDVMNIIAKLPNIAAYIFRRTYFNGKHIAPDLKLDWGANLAHMLGVSSDPAFKDLMRLYLCIHSDHEGGNVSAHTTHLVGSALSDAYYSLSAGMDGLAGPLHGLANQEVLAWIMDLMKEFGGVPSKEQMEKFMWDTLNGGRVIPGYGHAVLRKTDPRYVAQREFALKHLPDYDLFKIVSLIYEVAPDVLTKHGKTKNPWPNVDAHSGVLLYYYGANQFDFYTVFFGVSRALGVLAQLVWDRALGLPIERPKSVTTEWLENFIKEQAAAAPEAK from the coding sequence ATGGCGACTTTGAAGGAAAAGTTCTATTTGAAAGTGGGCCCGATGAAGGCGCGGGTCCAGGCGCTGGCCAAGGAACACGGCACGGTCAACGTCTCGAAGGTCGATGTCGGCCAGGTCGTCGGCGGCGCCCGCGATATCATCTCGATGCTCTGGGACGTCTCCCTGCTGGACAAGTTCGAGGGCATCCGCTTCCGGGGCTACTCGATCCCCGAGCTGCGCGAGAAGCTGCCCAAGGCCCCCGGCGGCTCCGAGCCCCTGCCCGAGGGCATCTTCTACCTCCTCCTCCTCGGCGAGATCCCGACCTACGAGGACTGCGTCGCGATCACCGAGGAATGGCGGTCGAGGAGCGTCCTGCCCCAGTACCTCATCGACGTCATGAACGCCATCCCCAAGGACACGCACCCGATGACCCAGTTCTCGCTGGCCATCCTGCAGCTCCAGAGGGAGTCGGAGTTCGCCCGCCGCTACAAGGAGAAGATGCCGAAGACCCAGTACTGGGACGCGATGTTCGAGGACGTGATGAACATCATCGCCAAGCTCCCGAACATCGCCGCGTACATCTTCCGGCGCACATACTTCAACGGCAAGCACATCGCCCCCGACCTGAAGCTCGACTGGGGCGCCAACCTGGCCCACATGCTCGGCGTCAGCAGCGACCCTGCGTTCAAGGACCTGATGCGGCTGTACCTCTGCATCCACAGCGACCACGAGGGCGGCAACGTGTCGGCCCACACGACCCACCTGGTCGGCTCGGCCCTGTCGGACGCCTACTACTCCCTGTCGGCCGGCATGGACGGCCTGGCCGGCCCGCTCCACGGCCTGGCCAACCAGGAGGTCCTGGCCTGGATCATGGACCTCATGAAGGAATTCGGCGGCGTCCCGAGCAAGGAGCAGATGGAAAAGTTCATGTGGGACACGCTCAACGGCGGGCGGGTCATCCCCGGCTACGGCCACGCCGTCCTGCGCAAGACCGACCCCCGCTACGTCGCCCAGCGCGAGTTCGCCCTCAAGCATCTGCCGGACTACGACCTGTTCAAGATCGTCAGCCTCATCTACGAGGTCGCGCCCGACGTCCTGACCAAGCACGGCAAGACCAAGAACCCGTGGCCGAACGTCGACGCCCACTCCGGCGTCCTTCTCTATTACTACGGCGCCAACCAGTTCGACTTCTACACGGTCTTCTTCGGCGTGTCGCGCGCCCTCGGCGTCCTGGCCCAGCTCGTCTGGGACCGCGCCCTCGGGCTGCCGATCGAGCGGCCGAAGTCCGTCACGACCGAGTGGCTGGAGAACTTCATCAAGGAACAGGCCGCCGCCGCTCCGGAAGCGAAGTAA
- a CDS encoding M55 family metallopeptidase, protein MKKTISVLAVALFAASLAAFAQTAPKKLKVFISVDMEGVSGLINWDETSQGGPDYPLFRRLMTEEANAAISGALDAGATEIVVRDAHDSARNILPDLLRPEAKLIREWNGPLSMMEGIDRSFDAVVFVGNHARAGTPNAVLKHTMSLSLFDLILNGVRLPEAAWNAAIAGYFDVPVVFLSGDKAICQQIQEIIGPIETAAVKEGLGPAAVMLHPAKAQEMIRKGVAAGLRNLKAAKPYKPAAPYKLELVFTDENLARRASLIPGADRTGERSVAFTSSDFMDIVKYFRLARI, encoded by the coding sequence ATGAAGAAAACCATCTCAGTCCTGGCCGTCGCGCTGTTCGCCGCGTCTCTCGCGGCCTTCGCCCAGACGGCGCCGAAGAAGCTCAAGGTCTTCATCTCGGTCGACATGGAGGGCGTGAGCGGGCTCATCAACTGGGACGAGACGTCCCAGGGCGGGCCGGATTACCCGCTCTTCCGGAGGCTCATGACCGAGGAGGCCAACGCGGCCATCAGCGGCGCGCTCGACGCCGGGGCGACCGAGATCGTCGTCCGCGACGCCCACGACAGCGCCCGCAACATCCTGCCCGACCTGCTGCGGCCGGAGGCCAAGCTCATCCGGGAGTGGAACGGCCCCCTGAGCATGATGGAGGGGATCGACCGGTCTTTCGACGCGGTCGTCTTCGTCGGCAACCACGCCCGGGCGGGCACGCCGAACGCCGTCCTCAAGCACACGATGAGCCTGTCGCTCTTTGACCTCATCCTGAACGGGGTGCGGCTGCCCGAGGCCGCCTGGAACGCGGCCATCGCCGGGTACTTCGACGTCCCCGTCGTCTTCCTTTCCGGCGACAAGGCCATCTGCCAGCAGATCCAGGAGATCATCGGCCCGATCGAGACCGCGGCCGTCAAAGAGGGCCTGGGCCCGGCGGCGGTGATGCTCCACCCGGCCAAGGCCCAGGAGATGATCCGCAAGGGCGTCGCCGCCGGCCTGCGGAACCTGAAGGCGGCCAAGCCCTACAAGCCGGCCGCGCCGTACAAGCTCGAGCTCGTGTTCACCGACGAGAACCTGGCCCGGCGGGCCTCCCTCATCCCCGGCGCGGACAGGACCGGCGAGCGGTCGGTGGCCTTCACGTCCTCCGACTTCATGGACATCGTCAAGTACTTCCGCCTGGCCCGGATCTGA
- a CDS encoding homoserine dehydrogenase translates to MEHKIGLIGCGTVGQGLLQILHDKKDYLRDAFGFEARVVAIADKLKGTLLVPGGIDIPAVLALLAAGKGLAEYPRAAGGRTEPLDPLDMIGQTDADIIAEMTYTDIKTGEPATSYIRKALELGKHVVTSNKGPAALHYRELHELASRNGVQFRIEGTVMSGTPVFHLVECGLAGNSVREVKGILNGTTNFILSKMETEGMDYGPALALAQKLGYAEADPTADVEGFDALAKVVILSNVLLGGSLKTSDVPCKGISSITKADVEAAKAQGFRYKLIGQTRLENGAVRAGVSPQKLPLSDPLAGVMGAQNALTFDTDLMGKVTIQGAGAGKIETGFAILSDILAVHRG, encoded by the coding sequence ATGGAACACAAGATCGGGCTCATCGGCTGCGGCACCGTCGGTCAGGGGCTGCTCCAGATCCTGCACGACAAGAAGGACTATCTCCGCGACGCCTTCGGCTTCGAGGCCAGGGTCGTGGCCATCGCCGACAAGCTCAAGGGCACGCTCCTGGTCCCCGGGGGCATCGACATCCCCGCCGTCCTGGCCCTCCTCGCCGCGGGCAAGGGCCTGGCCGAGTATCCCCGGGCCGCCGGGGGCCGGACCGAGCCTCTCGACCCGCTGGACATGATCGGCCAAACGGACGCCGACATCATCGCCGAGATGACCTACACCGACATCAAGACCGGCGAGCCGGCCACGAGCTACATCAGGAAGGCCCTGGAACTCGGCAAGCACGTCGTCACCTCGAACAAGGGCCCGGCCGCCCTCCATTACCGCGAGCTCCACGAGCTGGCCAGCCGGAACGGCGTCCAGTTCCGCATCGAAGGCACGGTCATGAGCGGCACGCCGGTCTTCCACCTGGTCGAATGCGGCCTGGCCGGCAACTCCGTCCGCGAAGTCAAGGGCATCCTCAACGGAACGACCAACTTCATCCTGAGCAAGATGGAGACCGAGGGCATGGATTACGGACCGGCCCTGGCCCTGGCCCAGAAGCTCGGCTACGCCGAGGCCGACCCGACGGCCGATGTCGAGGGCTTCGACGCCCTGGCCAAGGTCGTCATCCTGTCGAACGTCCTGCTCGGCGGCTCCCTCAAGACGTCCGACGTCCCCTGCAAGGGCATCTCCTCGATCACCAAGGCCGACGTCGAGGCCGCCAAGGCCCAGGGCTTCCGCTACAAGCTCATCGGCCAGACCCGGCTCGAGAACGGCGCCGTCAGGGCCGGCGTCTCCCCCCAGAAGCTGCCGCTCTCCGACCCCCTGGCCGGCGTCATGGGCGCGCAGAACGCCCTGACCTTCGACACCGACCTCATGGGCAAGGTCACCATCCAGGGCGCCGGGGCAGGCAAGATCGAGACCGGATTCGCGATACTCTCAGATATATTGGCGGTCCACCGGGGCTGA
- a CDS encoding PLP-dependent transferase: MSTAPTYSPGVMKYVEAAKELLAERDAALARMKAMRFDTIAVHGLYTVEEALKRNQGAVIEPLYLSTSQAYADSDELEAALAYLVPTWCYTRIANPTTYYLEWVMALLEGYRTGWDTSCCVTASGMGAIMSAVDPLLVKQKEGPERINFVSCIQVYGGTFQHFSLRKMQERGIECRWVRHPWDIQDWKSKIDEDTRFLYMEMPSNPQQSFADIKALADLAHSWEIPVIVDATCATPALMRPIAHGADIVVHSLTKSITSGGFAIGGALISRKPITTKVRNDHPLFKDSYAEYVKFLPYRDNGPASAPVNALFALNDLRTLRSKMDLVSANCQTIAEHLQKHPKVYQVDYLGLPSYHLHEMAARYMKLVDSDDGTGREINRYGHLMSFRVDGPPENARRVFDRFKMIYRATDLGRIKSVATIPAISTHQQQGEEARRAADVPPQLIRLCVGAEHPDDIIADLDQALKAL; the protein is encoded by the coding sequence ATGAGTACCGCCCCGACCTATTCGCCCGGCGTCATGAAGTACGTCGAGGCCGCCAAAGAGCTCCTGGCCGAGCGCGACGCCGCCCTGGCCCGGATGAAGGCGATGCGCTTCGACACCATCGCCGTCCACGGGCTCTACACCGTCGAAGAGGCGCTCAAGAGGAACCAGGGGGCCGTCATCGAGCCCCTGTACCTGTCCACGTCCCAGGCCTACGCCGATTCCGACGAGCTCGAGGCAGCCCTGGCCTACCTCGTCCCGACCTGGTGCTACACGCGGATCGCCAACCCGACCACCTATTATCTCGAATGGGTCATGGCCCTGCTCGAGGGCTACCGCACGGGCTGGGACACGTCCTGCTGCGTCACGGCCTCGGGCATGGGGGCCATCATGTCCGCGGTCGATCCCCTCCTGGTCAAGCAAAAGGAGGGCCCTGAGCGCATCAATTTCGTCTCCTGCATCCAGGTCTACGGCGGAACGTTCCAGCACTTCTCGCTCCGTAAGATGCAGGAGCGCGGCATCGAGTGCCGCTGGGTCAGGCACCCCTGGGACATCCAGGACTGGAAGTCGAAGATCGACGAGGACACCCGCTTCCTCTACATGGAGATGCCTTCCAATCCCCAGCAGTCCTTCGCCGACATCAAGGCCCTGGCCGACCTCGCCCACTCCTGGGAGATCCCGGTCATCGTCGACGCCACCTGCGCGACGCCGGCCCTGATGCGGCCGATCGCCCACGGCGCCGACATCGTCGTCCACTCGCTGACGAAGTCGATCACGTCCGGCGGCTTCGCCATCGGCGGAGCGCTCATCAGCCGCAAGCCCATCACGACCAAGGTCAGGAACGACCATCCCCTGTTCAAGGACAGCTACGCCGAATACGTCAAGTTCCTGCCCTACCGGGACAACGGGCCGGCTTCGGCGCCGGTCAACGCCCTCTTCGCCCTGAACGACCTGCGGACCCTGCGCTCGAAGATGGACCTCGTCAGCGCCAATTGCCAGACGATCGCCGAGCACCTCCAGAAGCACCCGAAGGTCTACCAGGTCGACTACCTCGGCCTGCCCAGCTACCATCTTCACGAGATGGCCGCCAGGTACATGAAGCTGGTCGATTCCGACGACGGGACGGGCCGCGAGATCAACCGCTACGGCCACCTGATGAGCTTCCGGGTCGACGGGCCGCCGGAGAACGCCCGCAGGGTCTTCGACCGGTTCAAGATGATCTACCGGGCCACCGACCTGGGCCGGATCAAGAGCGTGGCCACCATCCCGGCCATCTCGACCCATCAGCAGCAGGGCGAGGAGGCCCGGCGCGCGGCCGACGTTCCGCCCCAGCTCATCCGGCTCTGCGTCGGCGCCGAGCATCCCGACGACATCATCGCCGACCTCGACCAGGCCCTGAAGGCGCTCTAG